The Salegentibacter sp. Hel_I_6 region TATATTGCTATCGATTTTTTTCAAAAATTCAACAACAATACCATTGATCCCTTTTGCCGATAACTTTTTGAGACCTTCAATTTTATCAGGTAGTAAAGCTTTCCTTATTGCATTCTCTAATTCCTCTTCAATTTCAAGTTGCTTGGTGTCAATATTAAACTGCTTTTCAGGTTTATAAAGAACAATAGTGTAACCCTCTTCATCAACATCGATCAACGTGATCCCAAGGGTTTTAGCGGTATCAAATGCCCCGCTTTGAAAACCGTTTTTGGCTATGACTATTTTTTTGGTTTGAAATTCCTGAATGCCATCTACCTTACTCTCAAATTCTTCAATATCATCTACAGGAACAGGCTTGTTCAAGTTCTTACATTCAATGATACAAACGAGAAATGGTTTATTTGCTTTAGGGTGCCTTACTTCAATGGATAAATCAAAAATAATCTCCTTTTTCCTTTTTACAGAATGGTACTTTACTTTTTCCTGAACTATACAATGAGCCGGATTTATACTTAATTCATGATTATCGATAATCTTGCGAATTAGTGTCTTGGTCCTGGCTTCAAAGGCATCCCCTATTTTAACGGTATTCACTTAAAATGCTATTTTTCAAGCAATTTATAATGAATTAATTAAAACGGTATCTAATTGGCCTTAAACTTATTAACCGGTTAGTAACAATAAACATGCACTTTTCACTTACCATGCCACTTTTTAAGAGCAAATAGTCTGTACGCTTCAGTTGTTTTTAAACAAGTGCCACTCCCTGCCAAAGCCCCCCCTTGACTTCCATTTTGTTATAAATAGACGGTTTTCCCTTCATCTTTGACCACAAGCCCGAAAAATAGACGGGTAAAACTAACACATATATGCCTTTATAATTATGGAAAAGCAAAGGAAAAAAATTTGGTTGGCAGCACTGGCAATGCTGTCAGGAGTTAGAATGTTCGCCCAAGGAAACGGTTCTGCAGGTATCAACGAAGCTACCCAGATGGTAACTTCTTATTTCGATCCCGCCACACAATTGATCTACGCCATAGGGGCTGTTGTAGGTCTCATTGGAGGGGTTAAGGTTTACAACAAGTTCAGCAGTGGTGATCCCGATACATCAAAAACAGCGGCTTCGTGGTTCGGTGCCTGTATTTTTTTGATCGTAGCGGCTACTATCCTACGTTCATTCTTCCTTTAAACCTATGGTCTTATGAAGACGTATAATATTAACAAAGGTATCGGAAGAACGGTAGAATTTAAAGGGCTGAAAGCACAGTACCTGTTCATTTTCGCAGGAGGGTTCCTTGGAATTCTTGTTCTTGTGATGGTCCTGTATCTGGCAGGGGTGAATTCCTACATTTGCTTGTCTATTGGGACGGGAGGGGCCTCACTGATTGTTTGGCAAAGCTTTTTACTAAACAGGAAGTACGGCGAACACGGATTGATGAAACTAAATGCCAGGAAAAGGCATCCCAAATACATCATTTGCCGCAAAGCCATACGCCGTTATTTGAAGTTTATCCCTAAATCTCCAGCCGTATGAGAAACACAGCAAAAACCGCTACCCTGGAAAGTAGGTTCCCTTTACTTGCGGTGGAGAACAACTGCATCCTTTCCAAGGATGCGGACATTACCACTTGCTTTCGGGTAAATCTACCAGAACTTTTTACGGTGGCTTCGGCAGAATATAAAATAATCCATTCGACCTGGAACAAGGCCATTAAAACACTTCCGGATTATACGCTCGTCCATAAACAGGATTGGTACATCAAGGAAAACTATGCCCCCGATATCCCCCAGGAAGGACGAAGTTTCCTTTCCAAATCCTATCAGAGGCATTTCAATGAACGTCCGTTCCTCAACCATTACTGTTACCTGTTTTTGACCAAGACCACCAAGGAAAGGATGCGGATGCAGAGCAATTTTTCATCGCTTTGCAAAGGTAGGCTCATCCCAAAAGAAGCCAGGAATAAAGAAACCGTTCACCATTTTATGGAGGCAGTAACACAGTTCGAGAGGATCTTGAACGATTCTGGTTTGGTAAGCATAGAGCGGTTGAGTGAAGAGGACATCATCGGAACGGCCCACAAGCAGGGACTGTTGGAACAATACCTTACACTTTCAACGGAAGTTGGAACACCAATGCAGGATATCGCATTGGGGGCCGAAGAAGTCCGTATCGGCAACAAGAGGCTGTGCCTGCACACGCTTTCCGATACCGATGACCTGCCCGCAACCGTTGCACCCCATTCGCGCTACGAGAAACTTTCCACGGACCGGAGCGACTGTTTATTGTCCTTTGCCGCTCCCGTGGGATTATTACTTAACTGTAACCATATCTACAACCAATACCTGTTTTTGGACAACAGTGAGGCCAACCTGCAAAAATTTGAGAAATCCGCCCGTAATTTGCACTCCCTTGCCAGGTACAGCCGAGCAAACCAGATCAACAAAGAGTGGATAGAGCGCTACCTGAACGAAGCCCATTCTTACGGGCTCTCCTCCATCCGGGCTCATTATAATGTCTTGGCCTGGTCGGAAGACCCTTATGAACTAAGGCAACTCAAAAGCGATACCGGAAGTGCACTGGCACTAATGGAATGCAAGCCGCGACACAACACTGCGGATGTAGCTACTTTGTATTGGGCAGCAATGCCCGGCAATGCAGGGGATTTTCCAAGTGAGGAAAGTTTTTACACCTTTATAGCACCTGCGTTGTGCTTCTTTACCGAAGAAACCAACTACCACAGTTCCCCCTCCCCTTTTGGTATCAAAATGGCCGACCGGTTGACCGGAAAGCCCATCCATCTGGATATTTCCGACCTGCCGATGAAAAGAGGTATTATTACCAATCGGAACAAATTTATTTTAGGGCCTTCCGGTTCAGGAAAATCTTTTTTCACCAACCATATGGTTCGACAATACTACGAACAGGGGTCGCACGTATTGCTTGTGGACACCGGAAATTCCTATCAGGGATTATGTGAGCTGATCAAGGGCAAGACCAAAGGCAAAGACGGGGTTTATTTCACCTATACCCAAGACAATCCCATTGCCTTTAACCCTTTCTATACCGATGATGGCGTTTTCGACATCGAAAAACGGGAAAGTATCAAGACTTTGATACTGACCCTGTGGAAACGGGATGATCAGCCGCCCACCCGTTCGGAAGAGGTTGCACTCTCCAATGCCGTAAGCGGTTATATCGAACGCACCAAAAAAAATGATGTTCAACCATCTTTCAACAGTTTTTATGAATACGTACAAGGTGATTACCGAAAAGCACTCGAAGAAAAACAGGTCAGGGAGAAAGACTTCGACCTTGCCAACTTCCTAAACGTATTGGAACCCTATTATAAAGGTGGCGAATATGATTTCCTGCTCAATTCCGATAAGCAACTGGATTTGCTTGCTAAACGATTTATCGTGTTTGAGATCGATGCCATTAAAGACCACAAAATCCTCTTTCCCATTGTTACCATTATTATTATGGAAGTTTTTATCAACAAGATGCGCAGGCTCGAGGGCGTCCGCAAACTCATCCTGATCGAGGAAGCCTGGAAAGCCATTGCCAAAGAAGGTATGGCAGCGTATATAAAATATTTGTTTAAGACCGTCAGGAAATTCTTTGGGGAAGCCATTGTGGTCACTCAGGAAGTGGACGATATCATTCAATCGCCGATAGTAAAAGAAAGTATTATCAATAATTCCGATTGTAAAATCCTACTTGACCAACGCAAATACATGAACAAATTTGATGCTATCCAGACCATGCTCGGCCTTACGGAAAAAGAGAAAGCACAGGTGCTTTCCATCAATATGAACAATGACCCTTCCCGGCTTTATAAGGAAGTATGGATAGGTTTGGGAGGCACCCATTCGGCTGTCTATGCCACAGAGGTCTCCCAAGAAGAATACCTCGCCTATACCACCGAAGAAACCGAGAAACTACAAGTAAAACAGCTCGCATCCGAATTGGACGACAATATAGAGCTTGCCATCAAGCATATCGCTATGCAAAAGCGAGACAGAACAAATCAAAAGTAAATCAAGAACCTTGATACAAGCATACGAGGTATAAATATGAAAATAATTTAAAAATACGAGGTAAGTCTTCGGGGAATTAAACCCTCAATGAGGGATTAACAATTTAAAATTTTAAGAAAATGAAAAAAACTATTTTAATGGTGTGCACGGCAATGATGCTTGCCGTACCACCGACTGCAAAAGCACAATGGGTCGTGACGGACCCTGCAAATTTAGCACAAGGAATCCTTAACAGTGCCAATGAGATAGTACAGACCTCTTCCACCGTTTCCAACGTGATCAAGAATTTCAAGGAGGTGGAAAAGGTATATAAACAGGGCAAAGAATATTACGACAAGCTCCAAGCCGTAAACAACCTGGTAAAAGATGCCCGTAAGGTGCAACAAACGGTACTTATGGTGGGCGATGTCTCGGAAATTTATGTGAATAATTTCGGAAAGATGATGAACGACCCCAACTTTTCCTATCAAGAACTGACGGCAATTGGTAATGGATATTCTGCGCTTTTAAATGAAAGTACCCAGCTGCTCAAAGAACTCAAACTGATCACTACCGCTTCTAGCCTTTCCTTGAACGACAAGGAACGTATGGATATTATTGACCGGGTGTATAAGGAAGTGAAAGAGTACCATAGCCTGGTGCGATACTATACAAACAAAAATATTTCCGTAAGCTTTTTAAGGGCTAAGAAACAGGGCAATACGGAGCGGGTTTTGGAACTCTACGGGACTGCCAATCAAAAATACTGGTAAGCTATGGAATTTGAAAACCTTCATGAAGTCCTGCGTTCTTTGTACGATGAGATGCTCCCACTGGCCGCAGATATGGCAGCTGTGGCAAAGGGCATTGCGGGCTTAGGTGCCCTGTTCTATATAGCCCTGAGTGTATGGCAGGCGTTGGCCCGGGCAGAGCCGATAGACGTATATCCACTTTTGAGGCCCTTTACGATCGGACTTTGTATTATGTTTTTCCCGACTATGGTATTGGGAACCATCAATGCCGTATTGAGCCCGGTGGTAAAGGGGACCCACGAAATGCTGGAAGGTCAAGTACTTGACTTGAACGATTTACAGGCAAAAAAAAGCCTTCTAGAACGCGAAGCCATACTCCGAAACCCCGAAACTGCTTACCTGGTATCGAATGAAGAGTTTGATAAGAAACTGGAGGAATTGGGATGGTCGCCGTCCGATTTGGCTACCATGTCCGGCATGTACCTCGAACGTGGTATGTACAGTATGGAACAAAGTGTAAAAAATTGGTTCCGGGAACTTTTGGAAATCCTTTTTCAGGCAGCCGCCCTGGTCATCGATACAATACGTACATTTTTCCTTATCGTCTTGTCCATACTCGGGCCGATAGCCTTTGCCATTTCCGTTTGGGAGGGTTTCCAGTCCACCCTTACCCAATGGTTGACCCGGTACATCAGTATTTACCTATGGTTGCCCGTTGCCGACCTGTTCAGCACCATGCTGGCAAGGATACAGACCCTCATTATAGAACGGGATATCGAAATGCTGGCAGACCCAGCCTTTATTCCCGATACCTCCAATACGGTCTATGCGATTTTTATGATCATCGGCATTGTAGGGTATTTTACCATCCCTACCGTAACGGGTTGGATCATCCAGGCAGGAGGTGCAGGGAACTTTATGCGCAATGTGAACCAAACGGCCAGAAAAGTTGGAAATGTGGCAAGTGCCGGGTCGGGTTCCGCAGTTGGGAATATCGGAGGAAGACTACTCAAAAAATAACGTAAACAAATAATCTTTGAAAGATGGAATTTAAAACCTTAAGAAATATAGAAAACAGCTTTCGGCAAATCAGGTTGTACGCCACTGCGTTTGCCATACTCTGCACAAGTGTAACGGGGGTCGCCATTTGGAAATCCTACCGTTTTGCGGAAGAACAGCGGCAAAAGGTTTATGTGCTGGATCAGGGAAAATCGCTGATGCTGGCACTTTCCCAGGACGCCAGTATCAACCGTCCCGTGGAGGCTAGGGAACACGTCAGGCGTTTTCATGAACTGTTCTTTACCCTTGCCCCCGATAAGAACGCCATCGAAAGCAATATAAAAAGGGCATTTAACTTGGCTGATAAATCAGCTTTTGATCATTATAAAGACCTTTCCGAGAAAGGTTATTACAACCGTATCATATCGGGCAATGTCCAACAACGCATTGAAGTGGACAGCGTGGTGTGCAATTTCGAGGCTTACCCTTATACAGTTCGTACCTATGCCAAACAGTTTATCATCCGTTCCAGCAACCTGACCAAACGTAACCTTGTTACTTCCTGTTACCTGCTCAATTCCGTAAGGTCGGACAACAACCCACAGGGATTTACCATTGAAAAATTTATCGTACTGGAAAACAAGGATATAGAAAGTATAGCGCGCTAAATACAGGGTATGAAAGCCCATAATGGACATTTGATAAACAAAAGCCATAACCTCCCGATAATTATCGGGACAATATAACTCAAATCAAGTCAATAGTTTATAAAATTTTGTATAGATGAAAAATATAAGATCTCATAGAGATACACTCGAGGGACGCTGGCGGACGTTGCCCATAAGAAAACAACGCAGGTGCACCCTATACTTTTTTGTAGGCTACTTGTTGTTTACCACAGTGGTAGTTTTCAAAATTTCGTACGATGCCGAATCCCCTGACAAGAATATGGTCATCGAGCATATCGAAAATCCCCTCCTAGAAAAGAACGAAAGTCCTGCATTTCTCCAGGACACTTTACAATAAATTTTAAAGCATAAACGTAATGAAAGAAAATAAAAAAAAGAGTATTAGGATCACAGAAGGAAGCCCGAACGAAACCGCAGGGGTATTACTAAATCACACTCAGGAAAAAGTCGAAAAACTAAGAAAACTACTGATTTTTATTTTGATGGGGGTGGTTTTTATCGGCTGTATGTATTTGATATTCAAACCCTCTTCCACTAAAGAAAACATCGAAAAAACAGGTTTAAACAAGGCTGTCCCTCAAGCTACCAATGAAGGCTTACCTACTGATAAAGGTAAAGCTTATCAGCAGGAAATACTCCAAAAGAAAGTTCAGGAAAAGCGTGATGTCATGAGGTCCCTTTCTGATTACTGGAACAGTGAAGTGGAAAAGGAAACCCCTGAAATGGACCAGGAAGAAAGGAGAACAACCAGATATGGTACCAAAAAGGATAATCAGGCATTAAGCAGTTACCGTAATGCCCAACGTACATTAAATTCTTTCTATGAAGATAATGATCACCAAACCCATAAACTTCAAAAACAGATTGAAGAACTGAAAGAACAGTTAGCAGAAAAAGAAGCCCCCCAACACCATAGCGTTGAAGAACAACTGACCTTAATGGAAGAATCTTATAAAATGGCCGCCAAATACCTTCCGACCAGTACCCAAGCCAATCAAGGTACGGAACCATCGGGCACAAATCAAGGCATTCCGGTTTCATCTTCAACACCACAGGAATACTTTGTTGCCTTTACCCCGGCTCGAAAAAGTCCTGTTTCCACCTTGTACAGGAAGGCCTCGGATAGTATATCTATGGATTACCGGCCGGAGCACAGCAAGCGTGGTTTTTATACCGCAGGATTGTCTGAAGAGTTGGTGTACCCTAAAAACAGTATTAAAGCCTATATTGCGGAGTCACAGACCGTTATTGGGGAAACAAGGGTACGGTTGCGTTTAATGGATCTTGCCAAAACTCCAAACCGTACCATTCCACAAGGCACGATGCTAACGGCCAATGCAAAGTTTCAGGGAACTCGTTTGCAGCTTAAAGTCACGTCAATTGAATTGCAGGGCAATATTATTCCGGTTGACATAAGCATATATGATTTGGACGGACAGCAAGGTCTGTACGTTCCCTATTCTCCGGAAATAAGTGCTTTTTCCGAAATGGTCGGCAATATGGGACAGACCTCCGCCACAAGCCTTATGCTCAGCCAATCCGCAGGGCAGCAAATTACCGCAGACCTTGGCCGTGGGGCGATGCAGGGCGTCTCGGGATATTTCTCCAAAAAGGTCAAAACACCCAAAGTTACCCTAAAGGCTGGTTACCAGGTCCTTCTTGTTTCTAAAAATAAATACTGAATTCAAATAAATACACCATGAAAAATCATTTTAGAACTTTTTGGGCATGCGCCCTGATGATCGGCTTTGCCATACAAGGTTTTGCACAGAAAAGCACAAGAGACCCACTTGTTTTGGGCAAGATAGCACCTTACCGAATAGAAGTTACCTACAATAAAACCTCGCACCTGATTTTTCCAACCACTATCCGTTATGTGGATCTGGGCAGTGAATACCTGATTGCCGGAAAAGCAGAAGATGCAGAAAATGTATTGCGTGTAAAAGCTGCGGTCAGGGATTTTGAACCGGAAACCAATTTTTCCGTGATTACCGATGACGGTCGTTTTTACAGTTTTAATGTATTTTACAGTACTGATCCTTTAGTTTTGAGTTATGACCTCTTGAACACATTTAAGGCTTTAGACAAACCCAAAGGCAATGCTGTATTCTTTGAAGAATTGGGGAATAGTTCTCCTTCGCTTATAAGTTTGATAATGGAAACCATATACAAGCAAGACAAAAGAACCTTAAAACGAATCAGTGATAAAAGTTTCGGCATTCAATTTACACTTAAAGGGATTTATATACACAATGGAAAATACTATTTCCACACGGAATTAAGTAACCAGACCAATGTGCCTTTTGAGATTGATTTTATCAATTTTAAGGTAGTGGACAAGAAGAAGGCGAAACGTACTGCAGTACAGGAAAATCCTTTAACAACACTTAGGACGTACAAGCCCCTGGATAAAATTAATGGAAAAACGACCAACCGGAATATATTCCTTATAAACCAGTTTACCATTGCCAATGATAAAATGTTGCTAATTGAGGTTTTTGAGGAAAACGGTGGCAGGCATCAAAGGCTCAAGGTGAAAAATTCTGATTTAATCAAGGCTCAATTGATTAAGGATGTGCACCTAAAGTTTTAAACCACTCTAGGAAACAAAAGAAATAAAGTGATGCTCGCTTTTTCAGGTGCAAATTTATACAGGCACCCGGATGGATACTTTTCAAACAAATGGTATTGAGAGTAAATGCGAGGGTTTTTGTCGGCATCGGTAAAGTAAAAGTCTTTTATCAGCTAGCCCAAGTAATGCTGGAATGGATTTGCTAATCCTTCAGCTTAAACCTTTTGGAATATGATTAGTTCTAAAGCCCTTACACCACTCACTTCATACTTTAATTGACTTTCAACTTTTTTCTTAACAGGCTGAAAATTTTCATTATTTGCTATTAGGTGCATTTCTTTTAAGAACAGTAAATAATTCTGTGGGTCCTGAATTCCATAAATCGTCTTTTTACCTGACCAAAATCTATATATTTTACTATCCCAAATTGGGTATATTTCCGGATTTATAAAATGAAGAAGTTTAGATACTCCAACTAAGGAATTATTAATACAATGTTTAAGCTCTTGTAATTCTGAAACTTTTAGAATATTCTTGGCTTTCACTTTATTTAAAATTCGAAGTACTTCTTCCAAATTTTGCAATCTTAAATTTATAATTGTTGGCATCCAGCCATATATAAAATGTGCCGATATTATTAAATGATGTTTTTCAATCCTGGAAATATTATCAAAATATTTTATGAACTCCTGATAGCTGTTCAAATAAGAATTGTTTTCCTGAACCTTAAATTCCTCTACTTCCTTTTCTAGTAAATTAATGGTTATTCTACCCACTATCTTATTTTTAAATATTCTAATACACTGCAAGATAGGAATTTGAAAAATGAATTAAAGTGGCTCGAGCAAAATAAAGTTGCATCATAAGAATTAAACCTCCGCCCTATGCTATATGGGTTTTCTTATCCTCATATACCAAAACCATATGCATAATGTCATTAATAAAAGGATGAATTTTAGTGCTAGTGCATATTATCTCATTATTGCTGGATAATTTTGAACACAATTTTTTAATATCTGGTGGTAAACAATTTTCCTTTGATAAGAAATCTTCTATCTTTTTATCTTTTAAAATTGGAGCGGTGGTAGTAAGACTAGATTTCCAATAAAAATGCACTCCTACCGGGCAACATCTCTCACTTATATTTTTGTCAAAAAATACATTGTTTACTTCCCAGTCACCAACATTTTTAATGCCATCTATAGCTTGTTCAAAGTCTCCAATTTTTCTAAAAATAAGACGTGGATCTATTTCAATAAACCGCTTTATCAATTGTTGTTTAATCTCATCAAGGTTTTGGCTTTTAGACATGTGCTTAGGTTATTTACTTAGTGGTTTTGGGGGGTGAATGAAAAATATATTCTGACCGAACCCAAATTGGCCAGATTTAAGCTAATAGAACGCTAAACCCAAAAGTATTGGAAAATCCCCCCCTACCGATAATTAATCCAGTAACCTGTACTATATGATGGTTTGCAGGATTAGATATAAGGGATGGTAAATTTAATATTTTTTTTGGTTTTTAAGATTACTATAATTCAATTGGTATGCTAAAATAAAGCGTTTATATTTTCGGTGGTATTTTGGCAAAATTAAATCTCAAATACATAAAATAATTTTAAACAAAAGCTAAAGACAGCGTTTAAAATTACGTTTCCTAACTTAATACAATTTGTATACCTCGGCATTTTCTTTCAATTTGCCCCCCCTTTAAAAGAAAATCAAAAGCGTTGTTTAGAAATGTTTCTGTGGTGACCATCCTAAACGATAATATTTTATTCCAAAAGTTTTAAAATTGTCTAAATTTATTAAATACAAAAATTATTGGTAGATTATTGTAAAAATCATCCATACTAATGCATTGGCAAGACCTCCCAAAACAGCCGAATATCCTTATTTCTCATTGGAATGTCAACAAGTTGCTCTACAGTACATTGCTCC contains the following coding sequences:
- the traJ gene encoding conjugative transposon protein TraJ gives rise to the protein MEFENLHEVLRSLYDEMLPLAADMAAVAKGIAGLGALFYIALSVWQALARAEPIDVYPLLRPFTIGLCIMFFPTMVLGTINAVLSPVVKGTHEMLEGQVLDLNDLQAKKSLLEREAILRNPETAYLVSNEEFDKKLEELGWSPSDLATMSGMYLERGMYSMEQSVKNWFRELLEILFQAAALVIDTIRTFFLIVLSILGPIAFAISVWEGFQSTLTQWLTRYISIYLWLPVADLFSTMLARIQTLIIERDIEMLADPAFIPDTSNTVYAIFMIIGIVGYFTIPTVTGWIIQAGGAGNFMRNVNQTARKVGNVASAGSGSAVGNIGGRLLKK
- the traK gene encoding conjugative transposon protein TraK, translating into MEFKTLRNIENSFRQIRLYATAFAILCTSVTGVAIWKSYRFAEEQRQKVYVLDQGKSLMLALSQDASINRPVEAREHVRRFHELFFTLAPDKNAIESNIKRAFNLADKSAFDHYKDLSEKGYYNRIISGNVQQRIEVDSVVCNFEAYPYTVRTYAKQFIIRSSNLTKRNLVTSCYLLNSVRSDNNPQGFTIEKFIVLENKDIESIAR
- a CDS encoding DUF4133 domain-containing protein — its product is MKTYNINKGIGRTVEFKGLKAQYLFIFAGGFLGILVLVMVLYLAGVNSYICLSIGTGGASLIVWQSFLLNRKYGEHGLMKLNARKRHPKYIICRKAIRRYLKFIPKSPAV
- the traM gene encoding conjugative transposon protein TraM, which produces MKENKKKSIRITEGSPNETAGVLLNHTQEKVEKLRKLLIFILMGVVFIGCMYLIFKPSSTKENIEKTGLNKAVPQATNEGLPTDKGKAYQQEILQKKVQEKRDVMRSLSDYWNSEVEKETPEMDQEERRTTRYGTKKDNQALSSYRNAQRTLNSFYEDNDHQTHKLQKQIEELKEQLAEKEAPQHHSVEEQLTLMEESYKMAAKYLPTSTQANQGTEPSGTNQGIPVSSSTPQEYFVAFTPARKSPVSTLYRKASDSISMDYRPEHSKRGFYTAGLSEELVYPKNSIKAYIAESQTVIGETRVRLRLMDLAKTPNRTIPQGTMLTANAKFQGTRLQLKVTSIELQGNIIPVDISIYDLDGQQGLYVPYSPEISAFSEMVGNMGQTSATSLMLSQSAGQQITADLGRGAMQGVSGYFSKKVKTPKVTLKAGYQVLLVSKNKY
- a CDS encoding TraG family conjugative transposon ATPase: MRNTAKTATLESRFPLLAVENNCILSKDADITTCFRVNLPELFTVASAEYKIIHSTWNKAIKTLPDYTLVHKQDWYIKENYAPDIPQEGRSFLSKSYQRHFNERPFLNHYCYLFLTKTTKERMRMQSNFSSLCKGRLIPKEARNKETVHHFMEAVTQFERILNDSGLVSIERLSEEDIIGTAHKQGLLEQYLTLSTEVGTPMQDIALGAEEVRIGNKRLCLHTLSDTDDLPATVAPHSRYEKLSTDRSDCLLSFAAPVGLLLNCNHIYNQYLFLDNSEANLQKFEKSARNLHSLARYSRANQINKEWIERYLNEAHSYGLSSIRAHYNVLAWSEDPYELRQLKSDTGSALALMECKPRHNTADVATLYWAAMPGNAGDFPSEESFYTFIAPALCFFTEETNYHSSPSPFGIKMADRLTGKPIHLDISDLPMKRGIITNRNKFILGPSGSGKSFFTNHMVRQYYEQGSHVLLVDTGNSYQGLCELIKGKTKGKDGVYFTYTQDNPIAFNPFYTDDGVFDIEKRESIKTLILTLWKRDDQPPTRSEEVALSNAVSGYIERTKKNDVQPSFNSFYEYVQGDYRKALEEKQVREKDFDLANFLNVLEPYYKGGEYDFLLNSDKQLDLLAKRFIVFEIDAIKDHKILFPIVTIIIMEVFINKMRRLEGVRKLILIEEAWKAIAKEGMAAYIKYLFKTVRKFFGEAIVVTQEVDDIIQSPIVKESIINNSDCKILLDQRKYMNKFDAIQTMLGLTEKEKAQVLSINMNNDPSRLYKEVWIGLGGTHSAVYATEVSQEEYLAYTTEETEKLQVKQLASELDDNIELAIKHIAMQKRDRTNQK
- the traN gene encoding conjugative transposon protein TraN, with product MKNHFRTFWACALMIGFAIQGFAQKSTRDPLVLGKIAPYRIEVTYNKTSHLIFPTTIRYVDLGSEYLIAGKAEDAENVLRVKAAVRDFEPETNFSVITDDGRFYSFNVFYSTDPLVLSYDLLNTFKALDKPKGNAVFFEELGNSSPSLISLIMETIYKQDKRTLKRISDKSFGIQFTLKGIYIHNGKYYFHTELSNQTNVPFEIDFINFKVVDKKKAKRTAVQENPLTTLRTYKPLDKINGKTTNRNIFLINQFTIANDKMLLIEVFEENGGRHQRLKVKNSDLIKAQLIKDVHLKF
- a CDS encoding DUF4141 domain-containing protein, whose amino-acid sequence is MKKTILMVCTAMMLAVPPTAKAQWVVTDPANLAQGILNSANEIVQTSSTVSNVIKNFKEVEKVYKQGKEYYDKLQAVNNLVKDARKVQQTVLMVGDVSEIYVNNFGKMMNDPNFSYQELTAIGNGYSALLNESTQLLKELKLITTASSLSLNDKERMDIIDRVYKEVKEYHSLVRYYTNKNISVSFLRAKKQGNTERVLELYGTANQKYW
- a CDS encoding DUF4134 domain-containing protein — its product is MEKQRKKIWLAALAMLSGVRMFAQGNGSAGINEATQMVTSYFDPATQLIYAIGAVVGLIGGVKVYNKFSSGDPDTSKTAASWFGACIFLIVAATILRSFFL